Genomic DNA from Rhodothermales bacterium:
AAATTGCCGGTCTGCCGGAGCTCACTGACGTCGGGGCGTTCCGCGGGCACACAGCCGACGAAAGTGATCACCTGGTTCCGTCGTTCGGCTCAGGTCCGGACCCCGATCCGCGGGTCTCCAACGGAAGCGGCTTCTATTCGAGAGAGGACTACAAGGAGATACTGCGCTTTGCTCATGAGCGGCACATCGAGGTCATCCCTGAGATCGATGTTCCGGGACATGCACGAGCCGCGATCGTGTCCATGAAGGAGAGGCATCGTCGCCTGATGGCTGCGGGACAAGAGGATGCAGCGGTCGAGTACATGCTGACGCATCCCGATGACGAATCTAAGTACATGTCGGTTCAGCACTGGAACGATAATGTCATCGATGTATGCATGTCTTCGACGTATGATTTTCTGGAGCATGTCGTGCAGGATGTCGTCGACATGTATGACGAGGCTGAAGTCCCGCTGACGACCATTCACACAGGTGGTGACGAAGTACCGGCAGGTGTCTGGTCGAAATCTCCGGCGTGCGCCGAACTCATGGCCGCAGAAGGTGACAAACACCTGCCCTCGTATTTCCTGGACAAACTGAACAACATCATCTCGGGGCACGGACTGGCGACGGCCGGCTGGGAAGAAGTGGCACTGTACGTGGATGAGGCCGGCGGCCATTCAGGCAAGAAGCCGGATGTCACGCTGCTCGAGAAGGGGATTCGGCCCTACGTCTGGAACAGCATCTGGGGAGCCGGATCGGAGGAACTCGGCTACCGTCTTGCGAACGCTGGTTTCGACATTGTTCTATCGAGTGCAAGCAACCTGTATTTCGATCTGGCCTATGACAAGCATCCGGACGAGCCCGGCTATTACTGGGCCGGGTACGTGGATACGCGCAAGCCGTTTGAACTGGAGCCATACGATCTGTACCGAAGCGGCAAGGAAGACCTGATGGGCAACCCGATCTCCCAGTCCATTTATTCGGATAAGGAAGTGCTGACAGAACGGGGTCGGTCCAATATCCTTGGCGTTCAAGGGCAGCTGTGGGGCGAGAATGCGAAAGGATCCGGAATGATGGAGTACCTCGCGTTTCCGAAACTCATCGGCCTGGCCGAGCGCGCATGGGCTCCTCAACCTTCCTGGTCGAAGGCCCCGACGATGCGCGAAAGAGATTCCGCCCTTGATGCGGCGTGGAACGAGTTTGCAAATCGACTCGGCAGTCGTGAGCTCCCCAGACTTGACGTCACATTCGGCGAAGTCGGATACAGAATTCCACCACCCGGTGCCGTGATTGAGGCACGTCTGCTGAAGGCTAACGTCGCATTTCCGGGTCTCGAGATTCGCTATACGACTGACGGCTCGATACCCGAGGCTACATCTGCCCTCTATACGGGTCCGGTGGAGGTGAGCGGTCCCGTCCGGCTGCGAACGTTCAATCGGCGAGGTCGGGGGAGCCGAGTTGTACGAGTGGACGTATCAAGCATTTAGGAGAGTAGACAGGTACCTCGTATGCATGCCCGGCCCCGACTTCGAAGATCATCACGTCGAATAGTGACGCTGGCTGTGTCGGTATTGCTGTTCGGACTCGCCTCATGCGCGACCACCGGCTCGAGTGGATCGGGTGAGAGTCGCGACATTATAAGCGAAGAGGAGCTTGTACAGTGGGGTTCGACGTTCAGCAGCGCGTATCAGATTGTCGAACAATTGCGTCCGCAATGGCTTCGGCAGCGTGGCAATGTGAGCCTGTCACCAGGGTCCGGCCCTGTGGACTACATCGTTGTGTACGAAGACCGCAACCGCATGGGCGATCCCGAGGTGCTGCGGACTATATCAGCCCAGAACGTGAAAGAGATTCAGCACTACTCGACAGGTGAGGCCATCCAGTTCGGGCCGCCGGATCACCCGCACGGCGCCATTGTCGTTCGGACGAAGTCCGGTCGATAGCTCGAGCGCTTCGGAGCTCACGGAAGTTTCCCGGCCGCGCCATTCCATGTTGGACTGATGGGTATCCGGCCGGATACGACGTGAATCCAGGTGCCTACGTGACTCTCAGTTTCCTCCACAACCTGAACACGAGAGCTCCGGACAGGATCGCCACCGTCGCCAGGACCAGGCCTGGCCCAAGATTTCCGTAGATCACGAAACCGACGGAGAACAGTGCACCGTAGATGGTGAACGCCCCGAAGAGCATGCACAGTATCTCAATCGGTACCTCCCACGCGGCTCCGAGACCCTTCAGTTCTACTCCGTCTCTGCCGGCCTTCTGAACGATTCGCTCCCAGCCGGGCCCCCCGGGTCGAACGAGATTATAGAACGAGTAGAGTGTTTCCGCGTCGGACGGCTTCGTTACCAGCGTTACTGCCACCCAGGCAACGGTTGTGATGGCGACGCCGACCAGTAATTGCAGATGGCCGGAGACCTCGGCTAGTCCAAGGGACACGTGCACGAACTGGAAATACACGGCAACAAGGAAGGAAACCACCATAGCTGTGATTTCGCTCCATGGATTGATCCTCCACCAGAACCAGCGGAGAATGAAGATGAGCCCCGTTCCTGCTCCAATCTGCAGCAAGATGTTGAACGCCTGAAGGGCATTGCTCAACGCGAGTGCGAGGAGGGCGGCGAGAACCATCAGACCGACGGTCGAGAGGCGCCCGACCCGCACCTGGGCCTTATCGTCAGCCCCGGGATTTACAAAGCGCGTGTAGAAGTCGTTGACCACGTACGACGATCCCCAGTTGAGATGCGTGGAGATCGTCGACATGAAAGCAGCAATCAGCGACGCGACGACCAGCCCCAACAGTCCGTGGGGCAGGTACGTCAACATGGCCGGATAGGCGAGGTCGTGTCCGATAACCGACGCGTCAACATTCGGGAACGCTGCCTGCAGTGAGGCGAGGTCTGGAAAGACAACGATGGAACATAGCGCGACGACGATCCACGGCCATGGCCTCAGCGCATAGTGGGCTGCATTGAAGAAGAGCGTCGCGCCGATCGCATGTCTTTCTGTCTTGGCCGACAGCATCCGCTGCGCGATATACCCGCCGCCGCCCGGTTCCGCCCCCGGGTACCACACACTCCACCACTGAACCGCCAGCGGAAGAATGAGCAGGCTGATAACCGCCTGGGTGTCCGAAAAGTCCGGCAACAGATTCAGTTTGGGAAGGACATTCTCGTGGGTTAGCAGTGCATTGAGCCCTCCAACCTCGGGCAGATTGACAGCGATGATCGCCGCCCCGATCGCTCCAATCATCGCGATGAAGAACTGAAAGAAGTCGGTGATCAGAACTCCCCGCAAACCGCCAAGTGCACTGTAGGCAACAGTTACTACGGAAGCGATAAGCAGGGTCTTTACCGGCGTCAGGTCCAGCATGACGCCGGCGATCTTGATCATCGCAAGCGATACGGTCGCCATGATCAGGACGTTGAAGAAAACGCCCAGATATAGCGCTCTAAATCCTCGCAGGAAGGCTGCTGCTTTACCGCTGTACCGGATCTCATAGAACTCCAGGTCCGTCAGCACTTCCGACCGACGCCAGAGTTTTGCATACACGAACACGGTCAGCATGCCCGTAAGCAAGAAAGCCCACCAGACCCAGTTCCCGGCTACTCCGCGCTGGCGGACAATGTCGGTTACGAGGTTGGGCGTGTCGGCCGAAAACGTCGTGGCCACCATCGATACGCCGAGCAACCACCATGGCATGTTGCGACCGGACAGGAAGAATTCGGACGAGTTCTTGCCCGCCTTTCTGGAGACGCCGATGCCGATCGCCAGCGAGATGACGAAGAAAAGAATGACCGAAAACCAGTCTATGGCGTGCAAGACCATGGCGACTCCACTCTTCAGGGTTGCAGGACGCGGGACCGGTTCCTGAGTGCGCTGGCCGGTCCGCCTTATGATACCAAAGAAGCGTCACAGAATCCGGGGTCGGGGGTCCGACTCAGATTAAGTGGCCGGCGGATATCAGGGTGACCGCCAGATCTTTGACTCCGCGTTGGTCGAATATTTCAGGCGTTGACCATCCGCGGTCGTGTAGGTGGCCTCGACGATGAATGTGTCACCGGTCACTTCGAAACGAACGACTCCAGGTTGTCTGCCGGTTCGCCCGAGTTCATCCAGGTCCAGTTCCTCAAGAGCGGTTGCCCATCGGCCATTCGTCTCACGGAACCGCTTCTGTTCATGGTACACCCTCATCAGTAGATCGCGAGTCGCGAGCGACGGATCGGGGACAAAGCTGGCGCTGTCCGGCTCCGCCGTTGAGAACTGAACAAATCCCCAGCGCTCCGGCCGGTGCATGTCGACAATTCCCTGCGGAGACCACACCCAGTTGTCCTCGCTCGTGTCTGCCAACTTCTGATATAGGCCGTCGACGACTTCGTGCTGCCACTGTACACGGGAGAAATTTATCCGCCACTGCTCGCCATCGGCGGGTGGCACGGGACGCGAGCTGTAACGTTCGAGTCCGGACCACGGGATGGCCACCTCGACCGACCAGAACTGGTCGGTGTCCCACGGAGCATTCAAGCTTCCTTCCACGTGAACGGCCGAGCGCAGGCCCGGAATATTTGTGCCGTGCGTAGCAGGCCCGCCATCCTTATAGGGGCGGTCGAGCGTGAGCTCCCAGATCGTGTTCAGTGCGTTCACCTCGAACTCGTAGTACAGGTGATTGTCACCGTCGGGATCGATGAATATCTCGAAGTCATTGTCATAGAAAATCACCGCGTTCCTTTCCACGAGACGACCCCAGACATGCGGCTCTTCGAGCAGAGCAGATACATACAGGTAGTCATCGTCCCACAGGAGCCGCGCACGCGTTCTGTGGCGCGGTGAAGGCCAGTCTTCGCCTCGAATATCTACGAAAAACTGTGTCCATGCCGCGTCCTGCCAGGCGATATCGGTGAGCCTTCCATCGATTCGAATGGGTTCGATGGCGCGATAGCACACGTAGCCCCTGGGTGTAATCGGCCCCATTGTACCCCAGTCCTGCGCCTGGACGGTGACCAAAGTCAGGCTCAAGCACGCCATGCAGGTGACCAGCAGTGCTGTACCCTGCTGTGGTGCGGTACTGTGATTCTCACGCATCATGTGTGGGGGAGTCATTTTGGAGCAAGCACGCCAAATGCTGCGACACCGTCATCGTTGTTGGCGACCAGCACCATCGTTCCGATCCGCGTGCTTACGAGTCGAAGTCTTCGGACGTCCCATGGAGCGAAGAAACCGCTGTCACGAGAAAGCACGGTTCGGAATTTCATATTACCGAGTCCGACGAGGAATAGCCCGCGGCCGGCATCATATCGTCCCTCTTCTGCGCGGTTTCCGAAGTCGTTGCCTGCAATCAAAAGATCCTTGAGGCCGTCTCTATTGAAGTCAGCAACGATCATGTCCTGCACCGGAGCAAATTGCGCTTCGATCGGCAGTTCCACCGGGCGAAAGGTACCCGTTCCGAGGTTCTCAAAAGCGACCGTCGCGAACCCGGTGACGTCGAGCTTCAGCGCGTCGGCGAGCTGGTCCTCCGAGAATATATCCTGCAGCGTCGCGGCCGAGTACGACTCATAGTCCGTGTATTTCTTCTTCAACATCGTGATCTGTTCGAGCAATTCGTCTCGCGTCGCGACCGGCCAGCTCTTACCCATGATGAAGTAACTTATCACGGGATCCACTACTCCGTTGCCGTCGAAATCCGCCGCATGCAACGTCGCCGGTTGAGTGGGAGAGGCCTTCATTTGTCCGTTGAGGCCTCGATTTCCCGCTACGATGTCAAGGTCTCCGTCACCATCAAGATCGGCCGCCTTGACGCAGTTCCACCAACCTGTCTCTCGTTGCAGTCCGACGGTACTCGTGATGTCATGAAAGCGAATAGTCTCGCCGTCACCCGTTCTCTCAAAGACGCGAATGGCCATCCATTCACCAACGGCAATCATTTCGTGCGTACCGTCCCCGTTGATGTCTCCCCACGTCGCGCTCGTTACCATTCCCATGTTTGATATCGGTGGAGCTATCCGGTCTGTGGCGTCGGAGAACTGACCCTTGTCGTTCACGAGGAGGTAGCTGCGCGGCGGCAGCGGGTACTGTCCGGGAATAACCCGTCC
This window encodes:
- a CDS encoding family 20 glycosylhydrolase translates to MNAENEQLLLRWGVLDNHLDAGFSSRLTLINSTSVPLESEWTIYFNFLRVVDSESVTPPLTIEHVNGDLFRIRPRDNFGSLQPGDSVQVEFRSAAWAVGATDGPAGAYIVIGDESSARPAIKSVEVEIEPFLDERQTDRGSSDNKPVQTPDLDYARNRAITSLAPAEVMPVTPTPIMVEWSDGEVELSAGLTISAPQELRGEAELLADRLFDFIGIAPAVSETLDDDRSLIRLRLQEATDANLSGADDERYTLLVDPADGIDIVGASGAGVFYGIQSLLALIDPEVRDTGEARVRAVRILDAPRFGYRGMHLDVARNFQSKESVLKLLYVMSFYKLNRFHFHLTDDEGWRLEIAGLPELTDVGAFRGHTADESDHLVPSFGSGPDPDPRVSNGSGFYSREDYKEILRFAHERHIEVIPEIDVPGHARAAIVSMKERHRRLMAAGQEDAAVEYMLTHPDDESKYMSVQHWNDNVIDVCMSSTYDFLEHVVQDVVDMYDEAEVPLTTIHTGGDEVPAGVWSKSPACAELMAAEGDKHLPSYFLDKLNNIISGHGLATAGWEEVALYVDEAGGHSGKKPDVTLLEKGIRPYVWNSIWGAGSEELGYRLANAGFDIVLSSASNLYFDLAYDKHPDEPGYYWAGYVDTRKPFELEPYDLYRSGKEDLMGNPISQSIYSDKEVLTERGRSNILGVQGQLWGENAKGSGMMEYLAFPKLIGLAERAWAPQPSWSKAPTMRERDSALDAAWNEFANRLGSRELPRLDVTFGEVGYRIPPPGAVIEARLLKANVAFPGLEIRYTTDGSIPEATSALYTGPVEVSGPVRLRTFNRRGRGSRVVRVDVSSI
- a CDS encoding Na+:solute symporter, whose protein sequence is MVLHAIDWFSVILFFVISLAIGIGVSRKAGKNSSEFFLSGRNMPWWLLGVSMVATTFSADTPNLVTDIVRQRGVAGNWVWWAFLLTGMLTVFVYAKLWRRSEVLTDLEFYEIRYSGKAAAFLRGFRALYLGVFFNVLIMATVSLAMIKIAGVMLDLTPVKTLLIASVVTVAYSALGGLRGVLITDFFQFFIAMIGAIGAAIIAVNLPEVGGLNALLTHENVLPKLNLLPDFSDTQAVISLLILPLAVQWWSVWYPGAEPGGGGYIAQRMLSAKTERHAIGATLFFNAAHYALRPWPWIVVALCSIVVFPDLASLQAAFPNVDASVIGHDLAYPAMLTYLPHGLLGLVVASLIAAFMSTISTHLNWGSSYVVNDFYTRFVNPGADDKAQVRVGRLSTVGLMVLAALLALALSNALQAFNILLQIGAGTGLIFILRWFWWRINPWSEITAMVVSFLVAVYFQFVHVSLGLAEVSGHLQLLVGVAITTVAWVAVTLVTKPSDAETLYSFYNLVRPGGPGWERIVQKAGRDGVELKGLGAAWEVPIEILCMLFGAFTIYGALFSVGFVIYGNLGPGLVLATVAILSGALVFRLWRKLRVT
- a CDS encoding carbohydrate-binding family 9-like protein; this encodes MMRENHSTAPQQGTALLVTCMACLSLTLVTVQAQDWGTMGPITPRGYVCYRAIEPIRIDGRLTDIAWQDAAWTQFFVDIRGEDWPSPRHRTRARLLWDDDYLYVSALLEEPHVWGRLVERNAVIFYDNDFEIFIDPDGDNHLYYEFEVNALNTIWELTLDRPYKDGGPATHGTNIPGLRSAVHVEGSLNAPWDTDQFWSVEVAIPWSGLERYSSRPVPPADGEQWRINFSRVQWQHEVVDGLYQKLADTSEDNWVWSPQGIVDMHRPERWGFVQFSTAEPDSASFVPDPSLATRDLLMRVYHEQKRFRETNGRWATALEELDLDELGRTGRQPGVVRFEVTGDTFIVEATYTTADGQRLKYSTNAESKIWRSP